From Spiroplasma monobiae MQ-1, a single genomic window includes:
- a CDS encoding PTS transporter subunit EIIC: protein MKRMGHGIMPTLSKLSKAFLLPIALLPIAGVFLGVGSAIATNSADASFGFYFGSVLNKMGDVCFGNLPVLFCISVALAYTKDSGIAALTAVVGFLVMNGMQAALLHTTSVDQSTVWVQYLGQNDELKWAQLYTQKGDNWVIDWNSLGFNLQDITQYVSASSEQAILSGDFISINSNLELIDAAGSVKYSLLWINNIPNGLITSNIGVNSLNTGVFAAIFVGAIAAKCYNKFHDTQLPSAISFFSGTKLVPIVTFVAVIPLSFIFMFLWPYIGIGLAAFGRVSGELPGGLDSFIYEIAERSLVPFGLHHVFYAPLWWTNAGGSIAEAFTGANDAQKEAFVAVWMSNHQDMFGVVGVSESVHWTVNFAAIQTYISTQRVDLWQSMGDQTMAYSVIANSNILNFTDLEKLGLNIGRFQSGKFGFMLIGLPMAGLAMWLNVPKENRKSVMGIYFSAAFTCFLTGITEPIEYTFLFLAPWLFYGVHMPLASISFLLAGLFKTHVSMTVSGGFIDYIVFGIIPFFGSNAMSAKSCFAILGVAVLMGPAYFFSFYFAVKYGKVMVPGRDGSSDVQLATKADYKESKGQNLDGSKKETSSNSNEEARVEKARKIIEFLGGEENIEDVDACASRLRVTVKDGTKVDKDGIISLGGAAGALIRGNNVQVVYGGEQEAIKPRIIKILGEQRKAKKAK, encoded by the coding sequence ATGAAGAGGATGGGTCATGGAATAATGCCCACCCTTTCAAAACTAAGTAAAGCATTCTTATTACCTATTGCTTTGCTTCCTATTGCTGGTGTATTCTTGGGTGTTGGTTCAGCTATTGCTACCAACTCTGCAGATGCAAGTTTTGGGTTTTACTTTGGTAGTGTTTTAAACAAAATGGGTGATGTCTGTTTTGGTAACTTACCTGTATTATTTTGTATATCTGTTGCATTAGCGTATACAAAAGATTCTGGAATTGCAGCATTAACTGCTGTTGTTGGATTCTTGGTTATGAATGGTATGCAAGCTGCTTTATTACATACAACAAGCGTTGATCAAAGTACTGTTTGAGTACAATATTTGGGTCAAAACGATGAATTAAAATGAGCACAACTTTATACACAAAAAGGAGATAACTGAGTTATTGATTGGAATTCGCTTGGATTTAATTTACAAGATATAACACAATATGTTAGTGCTTCTAGTGAACAAGCGATATTGAGTGGAGATTTTATTTCTATTAATTCAAATTTAGAATTAATAGATGCTGCTGGTAGTGTTAAATATTCATTATTATGAATTAATAATATTCCTAATGGATTAATTACTTCAAATATTGGTGTTAACTCACTAAACACAGGGGTTTTTGCTGCTATATTTGTCGGAGCAATTGCAGCCAAATGTTACAATAAGTTTCATGACACACAGTTGCCTTCAGCAATTAGTTTCTTTTCAGGAACAAAACTTGTTCCAATTGTAACTTTTGTTGCGGTTATACCTTTATCATTTATATTTATGTTTTTGTGACCGTACATTGGTATTGGTCTTGCTGCATTCGGTAGGGTATCAGGTGAACTACCTGGAGGTTTAGATTCATTTATTTATGAAATTGCAGAACGTTCATTGGTTCCTTTTGGGTTGCATCACGTTTTCTATGCACCATTATGATGAACTAATGCTGGAGGATCAATAGCAGAGGCTTTCACTGGAGCAAATGATGCACAAAAAGAAGCTTTTGTTGCGGTTTGAATGTCTAATCACCAAGATATGTTTGGTGTTGTTGGTGTTAGTGAATCGGTTCATTGAACAGTTAACTTTGCTGCAATTCAGACATATATAAGTACTCAAAGAGTTGATTTATGACAATCAATGGGAGATCAAACAATGGCTTATTCAGTTATTGCGAACTCAAACATACTTAACTTTACAGACTTAGAAAAATTAGGTCTAAATATAGGAAGATTCCAATCTGGTAAATTTGGATTCATGTTAATAGGATTGCCTATGGCAGGACTTGCAATGTGATTGAATGTACCTAAAGAAAATAGAAAATCAGTTATGGGTATTTACTTCTCAGCTGCATTTACTTGTTTCTTGACAGGTATCACAGAACCAATTGAATATACATTCTTATTCTTAGCTCCATGATTATTCTATGGAGTACACATGCCTTTAGCATCAATTTCATTCTTATTGGCTGGTTTATTTAAAACTCACGTTTCAATGACAGTATCAGGAGGATTTATTGATTACATAGTATTTGGTATAATACCATTCTTTGGTTCAAATGCTATGAGTGCTAAATCATGTTTTGCAATTCTTGGAGTTGCAGTATTAATGGGTCCAGCCTACTTCTTCTCATTCTACTTCGCAGTAAAATATGGAAAAGTAATGGTGCCAGGACGTGATGGTTCATCTGATGTTCAATTAGCTACAAAAGCTGATTATAAAGAATCAAAAGGTCAAAACCTTGATGGATCAAAAAAAGAAACTTCTAGCAATTCCAATGAAGAAGCTAGAGTTGAAAAAGCTAGAAAAATTATTGAATTCCTTGGTGGAGAAGAAAACATCGAAGATGTTGATGCTTGTGCAAGTCGTTTACGTGTAACTGTAAAAGATGGAACAAAAGTTGATAAAGATGGAATAATCTCTTTAGGTGGAGCTGCGGGAGCCCTAATCAGAGGAAATAACGTTCAAGTTGTTTATGGTGGAGAACAAGAAGCTATAAAACCTAGAATTATAAAAATTCTTGGAGAACAACGAAAAGCAAAAAAAGCTAAATAA
- a CDS encoding acetyltransferase, protein MNKNDITNDLSENKPKKGFLKKIFAGKEGQKKVLNIVKTKKINNLYFYTDVSNVLLILEHGIRLIKDQKLRKDEEYVVWTYLENENSVGLEFDSSTRAHFWKWASESKVDIEKITVVGIDPSALAKLTKNDWAIDEVKNIVYIYETVPLEAIDFIMIKDKANLKRIQTYVEANDIDIDVFYGETGNVDTKKERK, encoded by the coding sequence ATGAACAAAAATGATATAACAAATGATTTAAGTGAAAATAAACCAAAAAAAGGATTTTTAAAGAAAATTTTTGCTGGTAAAGAAGGGCAAAAAAAAGTATTAAACATTGTAAAAACAAAGAAAATAAATAATCTTTATTTCTATACAGATGTAAGTAATGTTTTGCTTATTTTAGAACATGGAATAAGACTTATTAAGGATCAGAAACTTAGAAAAGATGAAGAATATGTTGTTTGAACGTATTTAGAAAACGAAAATTCAGTAGGGCTAGAGTTTGACAGCTCAACAAGAGCTCATTTTTGAAAATGAGCTAGTGAATCAAAAGTGGATATTGAAAAAATAACAGTAGTTGGTATTGACCCATCGGCATTAGCTAAATTAACAAAAAATGATTGAGCTATTGATGAAGTTAAAAACATAGTTTATATTTATGAAACTGTTCCTTTAGAAGCTATTGATTTTATAATGATTAAAGACAAAGCTAATTTAAAAAGAATTCAAACATATGTTGAGGCAAACGACATAGACATAGATGTATTTTATGGTGAAACAGGAAACGTTGATACTAAAAAGGAGAGAAAATAA
- the proS gene encoding proline--tRNA ligase → MANKMEKITSRDVDFSQWYTDVVKNAGLMDYGPVKGTMIFKPHGFAIWEQIQKFLDQEFKKLDVQNVYFPLLIPEKLFLAEKEHVEGFAPELATVTKVGNKELGENLFIRPTSEVIIADFLSREIKSYRDLPIKYNQWANVMRWEKTTRPFLRSSEFLWQEGHTFHASKQEAKDMTLQILEVYSRVANEILLLPVITGRKTEKEKFAGAKETYTIESLMYDGQSLQSGTSHYFGDNFAKAFNIKFQNKEQKEENAYSSSWGVSTRLIGAIIMTHSDDFGLVLPSKVAPVQISIIAINDSEEVMSISNDLKSKLSSNYRVELDKTDKSFGFKISEAEIKGVPIRIEIGPRDLKEGVVTISRRDLRNKVQVKLEEIENYISKEIIEHDKNLYNKALENRNSKTFKANTLEEYKTIIEKNPGFVLVPFCGEIECENEVKQKTSTNSRCIPEGIEQVKSKCFNCNKDSQLMVYFARAY, encoded by the coding sequence ATGGCTAATAAAATGGAAAAAATAACATCAAGAGATGTTGATTTTAGTCAGTGATATACAGATGTTGTAAAAAATGCAGGGTTAATGGATTATGGACCAGTTAAAGGCACAATGATATTCAAACCTCATGGTTTTGCTATATGAGAACAAATTCAAAAATTTTTAGATCAAGAATTTAAAAAATTAGATGTTCAAAACGTTTATTTCCCTTTATTGATACCTGAAAAATTATTTTTAGCAGAAAAAGAACATGTTGAAGGATTTGCTCCAGAATTAGCAACTGTTACAAAGGTTGGTAATAAAGAACTTGGAGAAAACTTATTTATTAGACCAACAAGTGAAGTTATAATTGCTGATTTCTTGTCAAGAGAAATTAAATCTTATAGAGATTTACCAATTAAGTACAATCAATGAGCAAATGTTATGAGATGAGAAAAAACTACAAGGCCTTTTTTAAGAAGTAGTGAATTTTTATGACAAGAAGGTCATACTTTTCATGCCTCAAAACAAGAAGCTAAAGATATGACTTTGCAAATATTAGAAGTTTATAGTAGAGTAGCTAATGAAATTTTACTTTTACCAGTTATTACAGGAAGAAAAACTGAAAAAGAAAAGTTTGCAGGAGCAAAAGAAACCTATACTATTGAATCATTGATGTATGACGGTCAATCTCTTCAATCAGGAACAAGTCATTATTTTGGAGATAATTTTGCAAAAGCGTTTAATATCAAATTTCAAAACAAAGAACAAAAAGAAGAAAATGCCTATTCTTCGAGTTGGGGAGTTTCAACAAGATTGATTGGAGCTATAATAATGACTCATTCAGATGATTTTGGGTTGGTATTGCCAAGTAAAGTGGCTCCTGTTCAAATTTCTATAATTGCAATTAATGATTCAGAAGAAGTTATGAGTATTTCAAATGATCTTAAATCTAAATTATCTTCAAACTACAGAGTTGAATTAGATAAAACTGATAAATCATTTGGATTTAAAATATCTGAAGCAGAAATTAAAGGAGTTCCAATTAGAATTGAAATTGGACCAAGGGATTTAAAAGAAGGTGTAGTTACAATTTCTAGAAGAGATTTAAGAAATAAAGTTCAAGTTAAATTGGAAGAAATTGAAAATTATATCTCAAAAGAAATTATAGAGCATGATAAAAACTTATATAATAAAGCTCTTGAAAATAGAAATAGTAAAACTTTTAAAGCAAACACTTTAGAAGAATACAAAACAATTATTGAAAAAAATCCAGGATTTGTACTAGTTCCATTTTGTGGAGAAATTGAATGTGAAAATGAAGTTAAACAAAAAACATCTACTAACTCAAGATGTATTCCGGAAGGAATCGAACAAGTTAAATCAAAATGTTTTAACTGTAATAAAGATTCTCAATTAATGGTTTACTTTGCTAGGGCTTATTAA